Proteins encoded by one window of Cylindrospermum stagnale PCC 7417:
- a CDS encoding protein phosphatase 2C domain-containing protein, which yields MSEDVPTLYCPNEYCQAANPLNHKFCQQCRTPIPKRYLWAVGDGLSLSSPGEILADRYLVISTSIVLDTRPSLSPLTPELDDLQAISAYLRLIPYRLHIPQVYGVLLLAQGQSRKEILLLEKPPLDTDGEPTQVNLCSEFTTAWRDASSLRQINYLWQIAHLWQPLLSEGAASSLIDPYLLRVEGSLVRLLELRVDSITAPTLSQLGEFWLPLASEAQPAIAEFVQQISHALIQGEINSSEQLITVLDRGLAELGRASSGGTTLTQTSSLKIFTKTDTGPSRQRNEDACYPPAGNLVSKPPQQIALAIVCDGIGGHEGGNVASALAIETLQQQVKQLTSVPYDHIDPSLLLSDLELAVASVNDKISQRNDNEKRQGRQRMGTTLVMALPIAHSMYITHVGDSRAYWITRHGCYQVTLDDDVASREVRLGYAIYRDAVQQGGAGSLVQALGMSKSTSLHPTSQRFILDEDAVFLLASDGLTDFDRVEDYWETEILPILTGKTNVENVAEKLVEIANTKNGHDNVTIALVHYQAKYSEPESSITADLANSVSVTTADLAPRTTDGTDSDHTSQKTKVIPDSKPNTISQLPLHWIVPLLLAVAAGLAGFWVMQLRSPSFTISTPVNPETTPNPTTEATPTPRNLANLAIGWVIQTNTQISLNNQESFPTGSFLQVIGTNPKPKAAGDLAVNLRVCSTSSPSTTGPAKSKSVTKPEKTVLFDLSQLQRFGVSVLQSDEPSPCDQPSVSQPQELDGQIDSNPTEPKTR from the coding sequence ATGAGTGAAGACGTGCCAACGCTCTACTGCCCAAATGAATATTGTCAGGCTGCTAACCCCTTGAACCACAAGTTTTGCCAGCAATGCCGCACACCCATACCTAAACGTTATCTCTGGGCTGTGGGAGATGGTTTGAGTTTGAGTAGCCCTGGAGAAATATTAGCCGATCGCTATTTAGTTATCAGTACATCCATCGTTTTAGATACCAGACCGAGTTTATCACCCCTAACGCCTGAGTTAGATGATTTACAGGCAATCAGCGCTTATCTGAGGCTAATTCCCTACCGCTTACACATACCACAGGTATATGGAGTGCTGCTTCTGGCCCAGGGGCAATCCCGAAAAGAAATATTACTATTAGAAAAACCGCCGCTCGACACTGATGGCGAACCAACTCAAGTAAATCTGTGCAGCGAGTTTACCACTGCTTGGCGTGATGCTTCATCGCTCCGCCAAATCAATTATTTGTGGCAAATAGCTCATTTATGGCAACCGCTTTTGAGCGAAGGGGCAGCCTCAAGCTTAATCGACCCTTATTTATTAAGGGTAGAAGGGTCATTAGTACGCTTATTGGAATTGCGTGTTGACTCAATTACAGCCCCAACACTATCGCAATTAGGTGAATTTTGGCTGCCTTTAGCGTCAGAAGCGCAGCCAGCCATAGCTGAATTTGTGCAGCAAATTAGCCATGCACTGATTCAGGGAGAGATCAATTCATCTGAGCAACTAATTACAGTTTTAGATCGAGGACTGGCAGAATTAGGGCGAGCCTCCTCCGGAGGAACAACGCTGACGCAAACAAGTTCGCTTAAAATTTTCACCAAAACGGATACTGGCCCCAGCCGTCAACGTAACGAAGATGCCTGTTACCCCCCCGCTGGCAACCTTGTGAGTAAACCACCGCAGCAGATAGCCTTAGCTATTGTCTGTGATGGCATTGGTGGGCATGAGGGAGGTAATGTAGCATCAGCCTTAGCAATTGAAACCCTCCAGCAGCAAGTCAAGCAACTAACATCGGTTCCCTACGACCACATAGACCCTTCACTGTTGCTCTCTGACTTAGAATTGGCAGTGGCATCTGTGAATGATAAAATCAGCCAGCGCAACGACAACGAAAAACGCCAAGGGCGTCAACGCATGGGAACCACCTTGGTGATGGCATTGCCAATTGCCCACTCCATGTACATTACCCATGTCGGCGATAGTCGTGCCTACTGGATTACACGCCACGGCTGTTATCAAGTTACTCTTGATGATGATGTTGCTTCCCGCGAAGTACGGTTGGGTTATGCCATCTATCGTGATGCTGTGCAACAAGGTGGTGCTGGCTCTTTAGTGCAGGCTTTAGGGATGAGTAAGAGCACCTCACTGCATCCGACTTCCCAAAGGTTTATCCTCGACGAAGATGCGGTTTTCCTACTGGCATCCGATGGTTTGACTGATTTTGATCGTGTGGAGGATTACTGGGAAACAGAAATCTTACCCATCCTGACTGGGAAAACAAATGTCGAAAATGTGGCCGAGAAATTAGTAGAAATTGCTAATACTAAAAATGGACACGACAATGTCACGATCGCTTTAGTACACTATCAAGCCAAATATTCTGAACCAGAGTCAAGCATCACAGCAGATCTTGCCAACAGTGTCTCAGTTACAACGGCTGATTTAGCGCCAAGAACGACAGATGGAACCGACTCAGACCACACCAGCCAGAAAACCAAAGTAATTCCAGACAGCAAGCCGAACACAATTTCCCAATTGCCGCTACATTGGATAGTTCCTTTATTATTGGCTGTAGCTGCTGGTTTAGCGGGTTTCTGGGTGATGCAACTGCGATCGCCATCCTTCACGATTTCAACTCCCGTCAATCCAGAGACAACTCCCAATCCCACTACCGAAGCAACACCCACACCACGAAATCTTGCTAACCTCGCAATCGGTTGGGTAATTCAAACCAACACTCAAATAAGCTTGAACAATCAGGAATCTTTTCCTACTGGTAGTTTTTTACAAGTTATCGGCACAAACCCAAAACCCAAAGCTGCTGGTGACTTGGCTGTGAATCTGCGGGTCTGTTCAACTTCATCACCATCCACCACAGGGCCAGCTAAATCAAAGTCTGTAACGAAACCAGAGAAAACAGTCTTGTTTGATTTGTCTCAGCTACAACGTTTTGGGGTGTCAGTTTTACAATCCGACGAACCAAGTCCATGTGATCAACCATCGGTTAGTCAACCACAAGAACTAGATGGTCAAATCGATAGCAATCCAACTGAGCCAAAGACTCGATAA
- a CDS encoding NAD(P)H-quinone oxidoreductase subunit M translates to MDNPMLLKSTTRHIRIFAAEMNQDELVPSNHVLTLDVDPDNEFNWNEDALQKVYRQFDELVEASSGVDLTDYNLRRIGSDLEHYLRSLLQKGEISYNLSSRVTNYSMGLPQVATE, encoded by the coding sequence ATGGACAACCCGATGCTGCTCAAGTCCACAACCCGCCATATTCGCATATTTGCGGCGGAAATGAACCAAGATGAACTGGTTCCCAGTAATCATGTCTTAACGTTAGATGTTGATCCAGACAACGAATTCAACTGGAATGAAGATGCACTACAAAAGGTTTATCGCCAGTTTGATGAACTAGTAGAAGCATCTAGTGGCGTAGATTTAACAGACTATAACTTACGCCGGATTGGGTCTGACTTGGAGCATTATCTGCGATCGCTTCTCCAAAAAGGCGAAATTAGCTACAATCTGTCTAGCCGCGTCACTAACTACAGCATGGGACTACCCCAAGTAGCAACTGAATAA
- a CDS encoding Npun_R1517 family heterocyst differentiation transcriptional regulator: MNSKALPRQINNLEVGVYECEIHLKFRLIEEKSLLGDREQLLQVLLDALTEGSDDFLETLQASVKAQEVSEFKASPQMRRQLMRLRNFADSNSQ; the protein is encoded by the coding sequence ATGAACTCCAAAGCATTACCGCGCCAAATAAATAATCTCGAAGTGGGTGTTTATGAGTGCGAAATTCATCTCAAATTCCGTTTGATTGAGGAAAAAAGTCTATTGGGCGATCGCGAGCAACTGTTGCAGGTGCTGCTAGATGCTTTGACTGAGGGGTCTGACGACTTTCTGGAGACGCTGCAAGCCTCTGTGAAGGCGCAGGAGGTTTCTGAGTTCAAAGCCTCACCGCAAATGCGACGCCAACTGATGCGCTTACGGAATTTCGCCGACAGCAATAGTCAATAA
- a CDS encoding CHAT domain-containing protein, with protein MNPLPSLNLAITRLVNTGTDNFVIWVVKAPYLSGYVLRDCVFSVELSQVWQEWQQMFAGHSRLDISPKLTQGQTNPLPQDLLGQTLGQTPGPYTSRLMQYLGINLWRWVFDDPILGSLERSRGIAMGQHQRLRFRLDIRDPDLIALPWEIMQREPGQSAMSLGQDILFSRTTCSVEPLPYLSTDQALKALNILLVLGHDQNLQLETEAAILERTFFKGSSEGSNSLGYAPCMVKTLLQPTPQELIQELETKAYNVFFYAGHGLPAPDGGVLFLQLGMTLNGIELAQVLSRTGVKLAVFNACWGAQPAAINRQAIPASSLAEVLIRQGVPAVLGMRDEIADQESHSFIQAFTEALRAKKPIDEAVAEARQKLLTLYKFNQPAWTLPVLYMHPDFDGELIRSDERTIIPEIQLPAFLRSLLPGSTAQRLGSGVTRIGREKKNDIVVPEASVSKDHAEIFCRTTITGATRVQTYYLRDCSSYGTWILNPHGWQQILREEVPLKSGMQLKFGSAKGETWEFIIEDV; from the coding sequence ATGAATCCATTGCCATCTCTAAACCTGGCGATCACCCGTCTGGTAAACACTGGCACTGATAACTTTGTCATTTGGGTGGTTAAAGCTCCCTATCTCAGTGGCTATGTTCTGCGTGACTGCGTCTTTAGCGTTGAACTCAGTCAAGTCTGGCAAGAATGGCAACAGATGTTTGCTGGTCATAGTCGCTTAGATATATCGCCAAAACTAACCCAGGGGCAGACAAACCCACTGCCCCAAGACTTGCTTGGACAAACGTTGGGTCAGACCCCAGGGCCTTATACTAGCCGTCTGATGCAATACTTGGGAATTAATTTATGGCGCTGGGTTTTTGACGACCCAATTCTCGGTAGTCTAGAACGCAGTCGCGGTATTGCTATGGGTCAGCATCAACGTTTGCGCTTTCGACTGGATATTCGTGACCCAGATTTAATCGCTCTACCTTGGGAAATCATGCAGCGCGAACCTGGTCAATCAGCAATGTCTCTTGGACAAGATATATTGTTTAGTCGGACTACCTGCTCCGTTGAACCCCTGCCCTATTTGTCAACAGATCAGGCTTTAAAGGCTTTAAATATCTTGCTGGTTTTAGGGCATGATCAGAACCTGCAATTGGAAACAGAAGCAGCTATTCTTGAACGAACCTTCTTTAAAGGTAGTTCAGAGGGTAGCAATTCCCTAGGATATGCACCTTGCATGGTGAAGACACTCTTACAACCCACTCCACAAGAGTTAATTCAAGAGCTAGAAACCAAAGCATACAATGTCTTTTTTTACGCTGGTCACGGTCTACCAGCCCCAGACGGAGGGGTACTTTTTTTGCAACTTGGCATGACCCTCAATGGGATAGAATTGGCACAAGTATTGAGCCGTACAGGTGTAAAATTGGCGGTTTTCAATGCCTGTTGGGGAGCACAACCAGCTGCCATCAATCGTCAGGCTATACCCGCCAGCAGTTTAGCAGAAGTGCTGATCCGTCAAGGTGTGCCGGCGGTTTTAGGGATGCGTGACGAAATCGCTGACCAGGAAAGTCACAGTTTTATTCAAGCCTTTACTGAAGCTTTGCGAGCAAAAAAGCCAATTGATGAAGCTGTGGCAGAAGCAAGGCAAAAGCTGTTAACACTATATAAATTTAATCAACCAGCTTGGACTTTGCCAGTTCTCTACATGCATCCAGATTTTGATGGCGAACTCATTAGAAGTGATGAGAGAACCATCATCCCCGAAATCCAGCTGCCAGCTTTTTTGCGATCGCTTTTACCAGGAAGTACCGCTCAAAGGTTAGGTTCTGGAGTCACCCGCATTGGTCGTGAGAAAAAAAATGATATCGTCGTCCCAGAAGCATCGGTTTCCAAAGACCATGCCGAAATCTTCTGCCGAACTACTATCACTGGCGCTACAAGAGTGCAAACTTATTATCTGCGAGATTGCTCTAGCTACGGAACTTGGATTTTAAATCCTCATGGTTGGCAACAAATCCTCCGGGAGGAAGTCCCTTTAAAATCGGGAATGCAGCTAAAATTTGGTAGTGCTAAAGGTGAAACATGGGAGTTTATTATTGAAGACGTCTAA
- a CDS encoding extracellular solute-binding protein produces MDRRSFLLGTSGLAVSQLLIGCGGKNQSQLNVQLLKGSIPGQVVNQFHKNLQQKVQLKFAPIEQIQDLFQQLQSWQHSPKASDQEGWRRYIPWSQGKKVAIADLVTLGDYWLKAAIEQKLIQPLEVEQVKQWSVLDQKWQKLVQRDDLGNLNPQGKVWGAPYRWGSTVIVYNREKFEKLDWRPRDWNDLWRDELQQRISLLNQPREVIGLVLKKLGKSYNTENLDQIPELQTELQKLNQQVKFYSSNNYLEPLIIGDTWLAVGWSSDIVPLLGRYPQLTVVIPQSGTAIWADLWVRPTGVGKASLPYQWIDFCWQPNIAKQISLLTKSNSPISTNIVASDIQEPLQNLLLTNPQIFQKSEFLLPLSLSATKQYESLFSKLKA; encoded by the coding sequence ATGGATCGACGGTCTTTTTTGCTAGGTACAAGTGGTCTGGCAGTTTCGCAACTGCTAATTGGGTGTGGAGGAAAGAACCAATCGCAACTCAATGTGCAGCTATTAAAAGGTTCTATACCTGGTCAGGTGGTTAATCAATTTCACAAAAATTTGCAGCAAAAGGTACAGTTAAAGTTTGCGCCAATTGAGCAGATACAGGATTTATTTCAGCAATTGCAAAGTTGGCAGCATTCGCCAAAAGCCAGTGATCAAGAGGGATGGCGTCGTTATATCCCCTGGTCACAAGGTAAAAAAGTGGCGATCGCTGATTTAGTCACATTGGGAGATTATTGGTTAAAAGCAGCAATTGAGCAGAAGCTGATTCAACCGCTGGAAGTAGAACAGGTAAAACAGTGGTCTGTTTTAGATCAAAAGTGGCAGAAACTGGTGCAGCGCGACGATTTAGGGAACCTGAATCCTCAAGGAAAAGTGTGGGGTGCGCCTTACCGTTGGGGTAGTACGGTGATTGTTTATAACCGTGAAAAGTTTGAAAAATTGGATTGGCGTCCGAGGGATTGGAATGATTTGTGGCGAGATGAGTTGCAGCAGCGCATTTCCCTACTCAATCAACCAAGGGAAGTAATCGGTCTGGTGTTAAAAAAGCTAGGAAAATCTTACAACACAGAAAATCTTGACCAAATACCTGAATTGCAAACTGAATTACAGAAATTAAACCAACAAGTAAAGTTCTACAGTTCTAATAACTACTTAGAACCGCTAATCATCGGGGATACTTGGCTAGCGGTTGGTTGGTCAAGTGATATAGTACCGCTTCTTGGGCGTTATCCCCAACTCACTGTAGTTATTCCTCAGTCAGGAACGGCAATTTGGGCTGACTTGTGGGTACGCCCGACAGGTGTTGGTAAAGCGTCTTTACCATATCAATGGATTGATTTTTGTTGGCAACCAAATATTGCCAAGCAGATTTCTCTGTTGACCAAAAGTAATTCGCCAATTTCTACAAATATTGTGGCATCAGATATTCAAGAACCATTACAAAACCTATTATTGACTAATCCACAAATTTTCCAAAAAAGTGAATTTCTGCTGCCTTTATCTCTATCAGCAACAAAGCAGTATGAGTCTTTGTTCTCTAAACTTAAGGCTTAA
- a CDS encoding response regulator transcription factor: MSAQLLLVDDEPGLREAVKDYLQESGFSVRVASNAREGWDLMQQNTPDLVISDIMMPQVDGYQFLKQLRNDPRFQALPVVFLTAKGMTGDRIQGYQAGVDAYLPKPFDPDELVAIIENLLVRRTAKSQAQGEESETPDIAELANQIAQIKALLTQRNAISQSPAPFKIDLTPREQSVLNLVAEGLMNKEIARRLETSVRNVEKYVSRLFSKTGTNSRTELVRFALEHGLAS, translated from the coding sequence ATGTCAGCACAACTGTTACTGGTGGATGATGAACCGGGACTGAGGGAAGCTGTAAAAGACTATTTGCAAGAAAGCGGTTTCAGCGTTCGAGTCGCCAGTAACGCCCGTGAAGGTTGGGATTTGATGCAGCAAAATACACCGGACTTAGTGATTTCTGATATCATGATGCCCCAGGTGGACGGCTATCAGTTCCTCAAGCAACTGCGAAATGACCCCCGCTTCCAAGCCCTCCCAGTAGTATTCTTAACTGCTAAAGGAATGACAGGCGATCGCATTCAAGGCTATCAAGCTGGTGTTGATGCCTATTTGCCCAAACCTTTCGATCCAGATGAGTTAGTAGCAATCATCGAAAACTTGCTGGTACGCCGCACAGCTAAGTCTCAGGCTCAGGGTGAAGAGAGTGAAACCCCCGATATTGCGGAACTAGCCAATCAGATTGCCCAAATTAAGGCTTTGTTAACCCAAAGAAATGCCATCTCTCAATCTCCAGCCCCGTTTAAAATCGATTTGACCCCCAGAGAGCAAAGCGTTTTAAATTTGGTAGCTGAAGGGTTGATGAACAAAGAAATTGCCCGTCGCTTAGAAACCAGCGTTCGCAATGTTGAAAAGTACGTTAGCCGTTTGTTTAGTAAAACTGGCACGAATAGCCGCACAGAATTAGTTCGTTTTGCTCTAGAACATGGTTTAGCTAGCTGA